The genomic window TGAAAAAGTAGGGGTGAAGCATTTGCCAGCTTGGGGTATGAATACATTTATACCAATTTCTGGCAAATGCTTCGCCCTTACACCGTGCGGCAACATCGTTATTATGGTAATTTTTCAAAAAACTAAAGTGTTACAGAATTGTTAACACAGGTACGGCGATAAGGAGTTTTTGTTTGATAGATAAAAAAAAGATACGAGAGTCCATTCGCTTGTTTATTGAAGGCATCGGAGATGATCCGAATCGTGAGGGTCTTATAGAAACGCCGGAAAGAGTAGCCGATATGTGTGAAGAAATTTTTGCGGGGATCGGACAGGATTCACATACGGAAATCAAGGTGTTGAAGTCAGAAAAGTACGATGAAATCGTGCTGATCAAAGATATTCCCTTTTATTCAATATGTGAGCACCATCTCCTCCCGTTCAGCGGGGTAGCGCATGTTGCGTATATTCCCCAGGGAGACCGGGTAACGGGAATCAGCAAACTGGCGCGGGTTGTGGAAATAGAGGCAAAACGCCTGCAAGTCCAGGAGCGGCTTACCACCGATATTGCGGAGTCTATCATGAAGGCATTACGTCCCAAAGGGGTACTCGCCATCATTGAGGCCGAGCATCTCTGCATGACGATGCGGGGCATTAAAAAACCGGGAACCCGGGTGAAAACCTCCGTTGTGCGCGGTATCTTTCGTGAAAACTCAGCTACCCGTGCGGAGGCCCTGGCGTTAATCAAAGGGCAGTAACCACGATATAAGCTGATGAATCATCAGTCATATTCTTCCCGACAATAAGGAATACCTTCCACCGCACAATTGGTGCGGGTGTAATCTAACAGTGACGCATCCAGTCAGGTGCCGGCCTCGTATGGTATTTTGATGTAACGGAAAACGTTTGCAAGAATATTTATAATGTCTGAAAAAAAATTTATCCTATTCCTTGTTATTACGAGTATTGTTCTCTGGTGCGGTGCAATCTCCTTTGGCGACGAAGATCCATCCAGGACACAGACACCATCCCCAATGCCACAGACGGGCATTGAGCTCGACTCTCAATTGAGATTCGTGAGTCTGAGCTTGCAGGAGAGTGTCGCCTATGCCTTGCGCAATAACTTTGATCTTGAGATATCAAGGCTGAATTTAAAGATTCAGGATTATGATATTACAAAAGAAAAATCCAGGTTCGACCCTGTTCTGAAATTAGAAGGTAATATCCAGGATAGCGAAACACCCAGCAGCAATCTGTTGCAAGTTGGGAGTTCCACGGCGACGGTTATTAGCCCGTTTGTTATGAACGGGCGCACTGCCGACGCCGTGCTGCAGTCACTTATCCCCACCGGCGCAACCGTGTCTTTGGGATACAATGTATTCAGGGAATTTGTAGATCCCAGCCCCTTTCAATTACTCAATCCGTCGTATACCAATTTTATTGAGGCAAGCATTACGCAGCCCTTGCTGAAGGGCGCCGGATGGTTTTATAACAGGAGCCCCATCTACATAGCCAGAAACAATAAAAAGATCTCTCTGTCTCAATTTAAAAGCAGGATGCTGGAGGTGTCCAATGCCGTTCAGGAAGCATACTGGAATTATGTGCGGGCAATGGAGAATTTAAAGGTAGCGAAAAAATCCCTGGAGCGCGCAGAGGATTTATTGAGGAAGAACAGAGTGCAGGTAGAGGTGGGTACCCTTGCGCCGGTCGAAATTATCGATGCCGAATCCGGCGTAGCATCGCGGGTGGAGGCGGTTATTTTGGCGGAAAATACGATCAGGGACAGAGAGGACGAGTTAAAAAAGATCCTGAATTTTGCCGGCGACGAAATCATCTCTGACGCAACCGTCATTCCCACGGACAAGCCCTCTTTCGAACCCGAAAAAGTTGAAATGAAGGA from Candidatus Brocadia sp. includes these protein-coding regions:
- the folE gene encoding GTP cyclohydrolase I FolE yields the protein MIDKKKIRESIRLFIEGIGDDPNREGLIETPERVADMCEEIFAGIGQDSHTEIKVLKSEKYDEIVLIKDIPFYSICEHHLLPFSGVAHVAYIPQGDRVTGISKLARVVEIEAKRLQVQERLTTDIAESIMKALRPKGVLAIIEAEHLCMTMRGIKKPGTRVKTSVVRGIFRENSATRAEALALIKGQ
- a CDS encoding TolC family protein, producing MSEKKFILFLVITSIVLWCGAISFGDEDPSRTQTPSPMPQTGIELDSQLRFVSLSLQESVAYALRNNFDLEISRLNLKIQDYDITKEKSRFDPVLKLEGNIQDSETPSSNLLQVGSSTATVISPFVMNGRTADAVLQSLIPTGATVSLGYNVFREFVDPSPFQLLNPSYTNFIEASITQPLLKGAGWFYNRSPIYIARNNKKISLSQFKSRMLEVSNAVQEAYWNYVRAMENLKVAKKSLERAEDLLRKNRVQVEVGTLAPVEIIDAESGVASRVEAVILAENTIRDREDELKKILNFAGDEIISDATVIPTDKPSFEPEKVEMKDTIRVAMEKRPELTELQLATENAGMQTKRRKNELYPQLDFTGGIRYTGLGGDASDSNDAVFSERYQGEFLGLVLSIPIGNRSARSEYNKSKLNERQTMINFKKKELDIVVEVRASARQVMTNVERVNATRKARELAAKRLENEETKYRVGRTTSLEVLRAQENLAIAEFEETRAVIDYKISQGNLEKAKGTILDAYDIRLEEEAKT